The Streptomyces tendae genome has a window encoding:
- a CDS encoding sacsin N-terminal ATP-binding-like domain-containing protein, with protein sequence MSKFVRPAAEGADPFGTARLRRGVLDAWATSPARFREDANAEEDLVLGGYRDRLVVELAQNAADAAARAGVPGRLRLTLRDGVLVAANTGAPLDAAGVESLSTLRASAKRDAPDRAVGRFGVGFAAVLAVTDEPAVVGRHGGVRWSLAEARDLARDTARHGPGLGDEIRRRDGHVPLLRLPFAAEGTAPDPYDTAVILPLRDTAAADLAERLLHAVDDALLLALPGLEEVVVEIGDDTPRTMRRGTDGELTVVTDSRDGTTRWRTATAHGGLAPELLADRPVEERLRPHWSVTWAVPVDTDGGPARPRTAPVVHAPTPSDEPLGVPALLIASLPLDSTRRHAAPGPLTDFLVQRAADAYAGLLAAWRPVGTGVIGLVPGPLGKGELDGALRAAVLERLPRTAFLPPAAVPVADDDSELPEALRPRDAEIVEGAGADTVRVLAEVLPTLLPAGLERRVELRTLGVARVPLTDAVDRLAGLEKSPDWWRRLYDSLAGVDPDRLSGLPVPLADGRTTIGPRQVLLPTPDAALDAELLARLGLKVAHPDAAHPLLEKLGALPATPRAVLTTPQVRAAVAASLDDEGAVNWEEDAPDAEELADTVLGLVRDAGLDPGDEPWLGALALPDEDGELSPACELVFPGGPFAQVMREGELAAVDAEQAERWGEQPLAACGVLVDFALVRATDVVLDPDELEPRESDYAEPDDPGLLDAVDVWAEDILDRFPDAPVPPVATEIVAVRDLDLVDDDHWPRALALLSRPPLRDALVEPVRILLHDGTHEVVRPYTAWWLRGHPVLGGRRPAGLRAAGGDPLLRGLYDEADAAGFDDEQVLHALGVRTSVAALLDEPGGAAELLERLADPDRPVTAAQLHGLYGALAELDPEQVTLPDELRAVTDGRVEVVDAADAVVVDSPDLLPFTSGVPLLPVRPARAAELAELFQVRRLSESVTGRVDSEGTEHEVPEAVRVLLGAGTPAVYVEHEELVVDGVEIDWRLTDDGVLHVATLEGVAAGLAWAAGQWPRRFEVGALLEDPSRTEELARDRWFD encoded by the coding sequence CGCGTCTGCGGCGCGGGGTCCTGGACGCCTGGGCCACCAGTCCGGCCCGTTTCCGTGAGGACGCCAACGCCGAGGAGGACCTCGTCCTCGGCGGGTACCGGGACCGGCTCGTCGTCGAGCTCGCGCAGAACGCCGCCGACGCCGCCGCCCGTGCCGGCGTGCCCGGCCGGCTGCGGCTCACCCTGCGCGACGGCGTGCTGGTCGCCGCCAACACCGGCGCCCCGCTGGACGCGGCCGGAGTCGAGTCGCTGTCCACGCTGCGGGCCTCCGCCAAGCGGGACGCGCCCGACCGGGCCGTCGGACGGTTCGGCGTCGGCTTCGCGGCCGTGCTCGCCGTCACCGACGAACCCGCCGTCGTCGGCCGGCACGGCGGGGTGCGCTGGTCGCTCGCCGAGGCGCGGGACCTCGCGCGGGACACCGCCAGGCACGGCCCCGGCCTCGGTGACGAGATCCGCCGCCGCGACGGGCACGTACCGCTGCTGCGGCTGCCGTTCGCCGCCGAGGGCACCGCCCCCGACCCGTACGACACGGCCGTCATCCTGCCGCTGCGCGACACCGCCGCAGCCGACCTCGCCGAGCGGCTGCTGCACGCCGTCGACGACGCCCTGCTGCTTGCCCTGCCCGGCCTGGAGGAGGTCGTCGTCGAGATCGGCGACGACACGCCCCGCACGATGCGCCGCGGCACCGACGGCGAGCTGACCGTGGTGACGGACTCCCGCGACGGCACCACCCGCTGGCGCACCGCCACCGCGCACGGCGGCCTCGCCCCCGAACTGCTCGCCGACCGGCCCGTCGAGGAGCGGCTGAGGCCGCACTGGTCGGTCACCTGGGCCGTCCCCGTCGACACCGACGGCGGCCCCGCCCGCCCGCGCACCGCCCCCGTCGTGCACGCGCCCACGCCCAGCGACGAGCCGCTCGGCGTGCCCGCCCTGCTCATCGCCTCCCTGCCGCTGGACTCCACCCGCCGGCATGCCGCCCCGGGCCCGCTCACCGACTTCCTCGTGCAGCGCGCCGCCGACGCCTACGCCGGACTCCTCGCCGCATGGCGTCCGGTGGGCACCGGCGTCATCGGCCTGGTGCCGGGGCCCCTCGGCAAGGGCGAGCTGGACGGCGCCCTGCGCGCCGCGGTCCTGGAGCGGCTGCCGCGCACCGCCTTCCTCCCGCCCGCCGCCGTACCCGTCGCCGACGACGACTCCGAACTGCCCGAGGCGCTGCGGCCCAGGGACGCCGAGATCGTCGAGGGGGCGGGCGCCGACACCGTACGGGTGCTGGCCGAGGTACTGCCCACGCTGCTGCCCGCGGGGCTGGAACGGCGCGTGGAGCTGCGCACGCTCGGGGTGGCCCGGGTGCCGCTCACCGACGCGGTCGACCGGCTCGCCGGCCTGGAGAAGTCCCCCGACTGGTGGCGGCGGCTGTACGACAGCCTCGCCGGGGTCGACCCGGACCGCCTGTCGGGGCTGCCGGTACCGCTGGCCGACGGCCGGACGACCATCGGGCCGCGGCAGGTGCTGCTGCCCACGCCCGACGCGGCCCTGGACGCCGAGCTGCTGGCCCGGCTCGGCCTGAAGGTCGCCCACCCCGACGCCGCCCACCCGCTGCTGGAGAAGCTGGGCGCGCTGCCGGCCACTCCGCGCGCCGTGCTCACCACCCCGCAGGTGCGGGCCGCCGTCGCCGCGTCCCTCGACGACGAGGGCGCGGTGAACTGGGAGGAGGACGCCCCGGACGCCGAGGAACTCGCCGACACCGTGCTGGGGCTGGTGCGTGACGCCGGGCTGGACCCCGGCGACGAGCCCTGGCTGGGCGCGCTCGCCCTGCCCGACGAGGACGGCGAACTGTCCCCGGCCTGCGAACTCGTCTTCCCCGGCGGTCCGTTCGCGCAGGTCATGCGGGAGGGGGAGCTGGCCGCGGTGGACGCGGAGCAGGCCGAACGGTGGGGCGAGCAGCCGCTGGCCGCGTGCGGGGTGCTGGTGGACTTCGCGCTGGTGCGGGCCACGGACGTGGTGCTCGACCCGGACGAGCTGGAGCCCCGCGAGAGCGACTACGCCGAACCGGACGACCCGGGGCTGCTGGACGCCGTGGACGTGTGGGCCGAGGACATCCTCGACCGCTTCCCCGACGCGCCCGTGCCGCCGGTCGCCACCGAGATCGTCGCCGTGCGCGACCTGGACCTGGTGGACGACGACCACTGGCCGCGGGCGCTGGCCCTGCTGTCCCGGCCGCCGCTGCGGGACGCCCTGGTCGAGCCGGTACGCATCCTGCTGCACGACGGCACCCACGAGGTCGTGCGGCCGTACACCGCGTGGTGGCTGCGCGGCCACCCCGTGCTGGGCGGACGCCGCCCGGCCGGACTGCGCGCCGCGGGCGGCGACCCGCTGCTGCGCGGGCTGTACGACGAGGCGGACGCGGCCGGCTTCGACGACGAGCAGGTGCTGCACGCGCTGGGCGTCCGCACGTCGGTCGCCGCGCTGCTGGACGAGCCGGGCGGGGCGGCGGAGCTGCTGGAGCGGCTCGCCGACCCGGACCGGCCGGTCACGGCGGCCCAGTTGCACGGCCTGTACGGGGCGCTGGCGGAGCTGGACCCGGAGCAGGTGACCCTGCCGGACGAGCTGCGCGCGGTGACCGACGGGCGGGTGGAGGTGGTGGACGCCGCCGACGCGGTGGTCGTCGACTCGCCCGACCTGCTGCCGTTCACCTCCGGGGTGCCGCTGCTGCCGGTGCGGCCGGCGCGGGCCGCGGAGCTGGCGGAGCTGTTCCAGGTGCGGCGGCTGAGCGAGTCCGTCACCGGGCGGGTGGACTCCGAGGGCACGGAGCACGAGGTGCCGGAGGCGGTGCGGGTGCTGCTGGGGGCGGGCACCCCGGCCGTCTACGTGGAGCACGAGGAGCTCGTCGTCGACGGCGTGGAGATCGACTGGCGGCTCACCGACGACGGGGTGCTGCACGTGGCGACGCTGGAGGGGGTCGCCGCGGGTCTCGCCTGGGCGGCGGGGCAATGGCCGCGGCGCTTCGAGGTGGGGGCGCTGCTGGAGGATCCGTCCCGCACGGAGGAACTGGCCCGCGACCGCTGGTTCGACTGA